In the Ruminococcus sp. OA3 genome, one interval contains:
- a CDS encoding holo-ACP synthase — translation MVKGVGVDACEISRIEKALKRKHFKYSIYTDNEIKNEHGNVNEYYAGRFACKEAVFKALSGLMRIDLRTIETLSLENGAPVVTITDQMKRAGVNIINISITTEVNMAIAFCIIE, via the coding sequence ATGGTAAAAGGCGTAGGTGTCGATGCATGCGAAATTTCAAGAATTGAAAAAGCATTGAAGCGAAAGCATTTTAAATATTCAATCTATACGGATAATGAGATAAAAAATGAACACGGTAATGTCAATGAATACTATGCAGGGAGATTCGCATGTAAGGAGGCTGTATTCAAAGCTTTATCTGGTTTGATGAGGATTGATTTAAGAACAATAGAAACGTTAAGCCTTGAAAATGGAGCACCAGTTGTAACAATAACTGATCAGATGAAAAGAGCAGGGGTGAATATAATCAATATAAGTATTACAACTGAAGTAAATATGGCAATTGCCTTTTGTATAATAGAATAA
- a CDS encoding AMP-binding protein, with amino-acid sequence MWNFCEFGQKIAILDDCGNSLSYEELDKIGNILCGEIAEENKDEARCLVFNMCDNVMGSIVGYVSFLNGTVVPVMLKHDLDEDLLIDLYTEYMPAYVWAPKADLYGRLFSGLKVVYEAFDYVLLKTPFDKKAQLSDDLGLLLTTSGSTGSPKFVRQSYSNIRANIDSIVEYLHLDETERPITTLPMNYTYGISIINTHLDVGATILLTDKTLMQREFWDFFKREGATSFGGVPYTYEMLKRLRFMRMDLPSLRTMTQAGGKLLPELHKEFAEYAQTNNKEFVVMYGACEATARMGWLPPQKALDKQGSMGIAIPGGRFELIDTNNQVFDIPNQVGELVYYGNNVTLGYATSASDLQKPDERFGKYVTGDMAMKDEEGFYYIVGRKKRFLKIYGNRVNLDDCERMLKEEFHEDLACGGVDDKLYIFGIEERNLPLMKKFLVAKTGLNAVAFKTIKVDSIPHNESGKTIYKDLSKYYV; translated from the coding sequence ATGTGGAACTTTTGTGAATTTGGACAAAAAATAGCAATCCTCGATGATTGTGGGAATTCGTTATCATACGAAGAACTGGATAAAATAGGGAATATACTTTGTGGAGAAATTGCGGAAGAAAATAAGGATGAAGCACGGTGCCTCGTCTTCAATATGTGTGACAATGTGATGGGATCTATAGTCGGCTATGTTTCATTCTTAAACGGAACTGTAGTTCCAGTAATGCTCAAACATGATCTTGACGAGGATTTATTGATTGATTTGTATACAGAGTATATGCCAGCTTATGTCTGGGCTCCTAAAGCTGATTTATACGGGCGGTTATTTAGTGGATTAAAAGTAGTTTATGAAGCCTTTGATTATGTGTTACTAAAAACACCCTTTGACAAGAAAGCACAATTGTCTGATGACCTTGGGTTATTGCTTACGACCTCAGGATCAACAGGTTCACCTAAATTTGTTCGCCAATCATATTCTAACATCAGAGCAAATATAGATTCTATTGTTGAGTATTTGCATCTTGATGAAACAGAACGCCCTATTACAACTTTGCCAATGAACTATACATATGGTATTAGCATTATAAACACACACTTAGATGTGGGAGCTACAATTCTACTTACAGATAAAACCTTGATGCAGAGGGAATTTTGGGATTTTTTCAAAAGGGAAGGTGCCACTTCATTCGGTGGAGTTCCTTATACATATGAAATGTTGAAACGCCTAAGATTCATGCGGATGGATTTGCCAAGCCTTAGAACAATGACACAGGCGGGAGGAAAACTATTACCTGAATTGCATAAAGAATTTGCGGAGTATGCTCAGACTAATAATAAGGAGTTTGTTGTTATGTACGGAGCTTGTGAAGCAACGGCGAGAATGGGCTGGTTGCCCCCGCAAAAGGCTTTGGATAAGCAGGGGTCAATGGGAATTGCAATCCCTGGGGGCAGATTTGAGTTGATAGATACAAATAATCAAGTATTCGATATACCGAATCAGGTGGGAGAGCTTGTTTACTATGGAAACAATGTAACTTTGGGCTATGCAACATCCGCTTCAGACTTGCAAAAACCAGATGAGCGTTTTGGAAAGTATGTAACTGGAGATATGGCAATGAAGGATGAGGAAGGTTTCTACTATATTGTTGGAAGGAAGAAGCGTTTCCTGAAAATATACGGTAATCGTGTGAATTTGGATGACTGTGAGAGAATGTTGAAAGAAGAATTTCACGAAGACTTAGCTTGCGGTGGTGTGGATGATAAACTATACATTTTTGGCATTGAGGAAAGAAATCTTCCTCTTATGAAGAAGTTTCTGGTTGCAAAAACGGGTTTGAATGCGGTTGCTTTTAAGACGATAAAAGTTGACAGTATTCCGCATAACGAAAGTGGAAAGACAATATATAAGGATTTATCTAAGTATTATGTTTAA
- a CDS encoding thioesterase domain-containing protein, with the protein MFNVNSKRIQLFLLPFAGGNSTSFRKLEKRLSPSIEFHTIEYAGRGTRKGENFITDYNEFLEDVSDVINEQRNQDVNYALFGYSLGSAVMYDLLSQKKISGFPTHAFACARGSLFRYTESQEFRELSDEQFADRMKELGGIDERIYSNKRFLSIFLREVRADYIIWGEYKYVEGKIPCDTTIIYSPQDKLSAGVEDWKCIVNGNVDYFELGSTHFFINDHWQEVADIVNSCIGNK; encoded by the coding sequence ATGTTTAATGTAAATAGTAAAAGAATACAGTTGTTTCTATTGCCTTTTGCGGGTGGAAACTCAACATCATTCAGGAAGCTCGAAAAGCGTTTGTCTCCAAGTATCGAATTTCACACTATTGAATATGCTGGAAGAGGGACACGGAAAGGCGAAAATTTTATTACAGATTATAATGAATTTCTTGAAGATGTTTCTGACGTAATTAATGAACAACGAAATCAGGATGTTAACTATGCATTATTTGGATATAGTTTAGGTAGTGCAGTAATGTATGACCTTCTATCACAGAAAAAGATATCAGGATTTCCCACACATGCATTTGCGTGTGCAAGAGGTAGTTTGTTTCGCTACACAGAAAGTCAAGAATTTAGAGAATTATCAGATGAACAATTTGCTGATCGTATGAAGGAATTAGGTGGGATTGATGAAAGGATTTATAGTAATAAAAGATTTTTGAGCATTTTTTTAAGAGAGGTAAGAGCGGATTACATAATTTGGGGTGAATATAAATATGTTGAAGGAAAAATCCCATGTGATACAACGATAATCTATAGCCCTCAAGATAAATTATCGGCTGGAGTGGAAGACTGGAAGTGTATTGTAAATGGAAATGTTGATTACTTTGAATTAGGAAGTACACATTTCTTTATTAATGACCACTGGCAAGAGGTTGCTGATATTGTCAATTCTTGTATTGGGAACAAATAG
- a CDS encoding acyl-protein synthetase, with translation MDYSKILSIAPYSLDKKDKMKMLTERIKDLTVKHMENCEAYRKMMESIDFVPEKANGFEDYPFIPVRLFKEMELKSVPQEKIFKTLTSSGTSGQAVSKIYLDRTTASNQQKTMVKIVSDFTGAGRMPMLIIDCPSVVKNRMMFSARGAGILGFSMFGSDKAYALNDDMQLDIESIQAFLKKHEGKKIFMFGFTFMVWQHFYQELVRLTDEGIKFDLSKGILIHGGGWKKLVSEAVTPEEFHQRLKDVCGLNSIHDYYGMVEQTGCIYMQCECGHLHASIFSDVIIRNPKDFSICEEGETGIIQVVSAIPESYPGHSLLTEDEGFILGEDDCPCGRKGKYFKILGRLRNAEVRGCSDTYAAKFK, from the coding sequence ATGGATTACAGTAAAATCCTTTCCATTGCTCCATATTCGTTGGATAAGAAAGACAAAATGAAGATGCTTACGGAGAGAATCAAAGATCTGACAGTAAAGCATATGGAAAACTGTGAGGCTTACAGAAAAATGATGGAAAGCATCGATTTTGTTCCAGAAAAGGCAAATGGATTTGAGGACTATCCATTTATTCCGGTTCGTTTGTTCAAGGAAATGGAGCTTAAAAGTGTTCCTCAGGAAAAAATCTTTAAAACATTGACTTCATCTGGAACGTCTGGGCAGGCAGTATCAAAGATTTATCTAGATAGAACAACTGCTAGTAATCAGCAGAAGACCATGGTAAAGATAGTGTCTGATTTTACAGGTGCAGGAAGAATGCCGATGTTGATTATTGACTGCCCCTCTGTTGTTAAAAACAGAATGATGTTTTCCGCAAGAGGAGCCGGAATTCTTGGATTTTCTATGTTTGGCTCTGATAAAGCATATGCACTAAATGATGATATGCAGTTAGACATCGAGAGTATTCAGGCGTTTCTTAAGAAACATGAAGGCAAAAAGATTTTCATGTTTGGCTTTACATTTATGGTATGGCAGCATTTTTATCAAGAACTTGTACGATTGACCGATGAAGGAATTAAGTTTGATCTATCAAAGGGAATTTTGATTCATGGTGGTGGTTGGAAGAAACTTGTTAGTGAGGCGGTTACTCCAGAGGAATTCCATCAGAGGCTGAAAGATGTCTGTGGACTTAATTCAATCCACGATTATTATGGAATGGTTGAACAAACTGGATGTATCTATATGCAGTGCGAATGTGGTCATTTACACGCAAGTATCTTCTCTGATGTAATTATCAGAAATCCAAAAGACTTTTCCATTTGTGAGGAAGGAGAAACAGGAATTATTCAGGTCGTATCGGCGATTCCTGAATCTTACCCAGGACATTCACTTCTGACAGAGGATGAGGGATTTATTCTTGGTGAGGATGATTGTCCTTGTGGAAGAAAAGGTAAATACTTTAAGATTTTGGGAAGACTTAGGAATGCCGAGGTAAGGGGGTGTAGTGATACTTATGCAGCAAAGTTTAAATGA
- a CDS encoding acyl-CoA reductase produces the protein MQQSLNDFSKLNIQYSVGSGPIMSEMQSAPAKVPFAESVVEFLNAVAKVLLSDREAKRYPDVVTLGFWMRKASIEELKKRFTHSDKSIMKLGRGVAFHIAPSNVPVNYAYSLITGLLCGNKNVVRIPSKEFDQVRIINKAFNKVLTDMPEMKPYICLVKYGHESTINDAMSAIADVRVVWGGDNTISELRKSKMKPRAVEVTFADRYSLAVIDSDAYLTIDNKSKVAQDFYNDTYLTDQNACTSSRAVVWMGSRIVEAKEVFWNELHTFIDGKYIISGVQAINKLTSGYILAAVKDGVKKIISKDNLIIRMSVPALTADLMELKDNSGYFFEYDCSNIMEIRDFCNDTRCQTLSYIGDKEIVKPLVMSGIVGIDRVVPMGKTMDFDLIWDGYNLYESMTRNIVLK, from the coding sequence ATGCAGCAAAGTTTAAATGATTTTAGCAAACTAAATATTCAGTATTCTGTTGGTAGTGGTCCCATCATGAGTGAAATGCAAAGTGCTCCGGCAAAGGTTCCATTTGCCGAGTCGGTTGTTGAATTTTTAAATGCAGTAGCAAAAGTACTTTTATCGGATAGAGAAGCAAAAAGATATCCTGATGTAGTAACACTGGGATTTTGGATGAGAAAGGCTTCTATTGAAGAGTTAAAGAAAAGATTTACCCATTCAGATAAATCTATAATGAAACTTGGAAGGGGTGTTGCTTTTCACATTGCACCATCTAATGTTCCTGTAAACTATGCGTATTCGCTTATTACTGGGCTTCTTTGCGGGAATAAAAATGTTGTACGTATTCCATCTAAAGAGTTTGACCAGGTAAGAATAATTAATAAAGCATTCAATAAAGTCTTGACTGATATGCCAGAAATGAAACCATATATTTGTCTTGTGAAATATGGTCATGAATCTACAATTAATGATGCTATGTCTGCAATTGCAGATGTTAGGGTTGTTTGGGGAGGAGATAACACCATTAGTGAACTTCGTAAATCTAAAATGAAACCAAGAGCAGTAGAAGTTACATTTGCAGATAGATACTCGTTAGCAGTAATCGATTCTGATGCGTATTTAACTATTGATAATAAGTCAAAGGTTGCACAGGATTTCTATAACGATACATATCTGACAGATCAAAATGCATGTACATCTTCTAGAGCTGTTGTTTGGATGGGAAGTAGGATTGTTGAAGCTAAGGAAGTGTTCTGGAACGAGCTTCATACTTTTATTGATGGCAAGTATATTATTTCAGGCGTTCAAGCAATAAATAAGCTTACTAGCGGATATATATTAGCTGCAGTAAAAGATGGTGTAAAGAAGATTATATCTAAAGATAACTTGATTATCAGAATGAGCGTGCCTGCGTTGACCGCTGATCTTATGGAACTTAAAGATAATTCTGGTTATTTTTTTGAGTATGACTGCAGTAATATTATGGAAATCAGAGACTTTTGCAATGATACAAGATGTCAGACATTATCGTATATCGGAGATAAGGAGATTGTTAAGCCTCTTGTAATGAGTGGAATTGTTGGTATTGACAGAGTTGTACCAATGGGTAAAACCATGGACTTTGATTTAATATGGGATGGTTATAACTTGTATGAAAGTATGACGAGAAACATCGTCTTGAAATAA
- a CDS encoding acyl carrier protein — protein MNNLEKYTNLFIELFEVDATTAEKLHYQDIEAWDSVGHMSLISGIEDAFDIMMDTDDIIDFDSFEKGKELLANNYSIDI, from the coding sequence ATGAACAATCTTGAAAAATACACAAATCTTTTTATCGAATTATTTGAAGTAGATGCGACAACAGCAGAAAAATTACATTATCAGGATATTGAGGCCTGGGATTCAGTAGGTCATATGAGTTTAATTTCTGGTATTGAAGATGCATTTGATATAATGATGGATACAGATGATATCATTGATTTTGATTCGTTTGAGAAGGGAAAAGAATTATTGGCAAATAATTATAGCATTGATATTTAA
- a CDS encoding DegT/DnrJ/EryC1/StrS family aminotransferase, which produces MENKVLVTRSSMPEMEEYFEEIKELWDSHWLTNMGVKHKELQSELETYLEMPHVTLYTNGHLALENAIAAFNLPKGGEVITTPFTFASTAHAIVRNGLVPVFCDINDKDFTIDTCILESLITDRTVAIVPVHVYGNICNVDEIDRIAKKYGLKVIYDAAHAFAVKYKGVSIANCGDASMFSFHATKVFNTVEGGAVCFKNDSWVQLLNDMKNFGIRGQEEVSYVGGNAKMSEFHAAMGICNLRHLDKEIQKRKSVVERYKQNLSGIEGIKFCPVQENVESNYAYFPVVFDGYKYTRNEVFEMLNEQGIMTRKYFYPLTNSFECYRTYPTAGVEKTPVAQHLALRVLTLPLYADLSMDVVDTICESILN; this is translated from the coding sequence ATGGAGAATAAAGTATTAGTCACACGTTCTTCTATGCCTGAAATGGAAGAATACTTTGAAGAAATAAAAGAATTATGGGATAGCCACTGGCTTACCAATATGGGAGTGAAGCATAAGGAACTTCAGTCTGAATTAGAAACTTATCTTGAGATGCCACATGTGACTCTTTATACCAATGGCCACCTTGCATTAGAAAATGCAATTGCAGCATTTAATCTTCCAAAAGGTGGAGAAGTAATTACAACTCCTTTCACTTTCGCATCAACTGCTCATGCAATCGTCAGAAATGGTTTGGTTCCTGTGTTTTGTGATATAAATGATAAAGATTTTACAATTGATACGTGTATACTGGAGAGTTTAATTACAGATAGAACCGTTGCGATTGTTCCTGTTCATGTGTATGGAAATATTTGTAATGTTGATGAAATAGATAGAATTGCAAAAAAATATGGATTAAAAGTAATTTATGATGCAGCGCATGCGTTTGCTGTAAAGTATAAAGGAGTGTCTATTGCCAACTGTGGCGATGCATCAATGTTCAGTTTTCATGCTACAAAGGTATTTAATACAGTTGAAGGTGGAGCGGTTTGCTTTAAGAATGATAGCTGGGTTCAGCTTCTTAATGACATGAAAAATTTTGGTATTCGTGGACAGGAAGAGGTATCTTATGTTGGTGGCAATGCTAAGATGAGTGAATTTCATGCTGCGATGGGTATATGCAATTTAAGACATTTAGACAAAGAAATACAGAAGAGAAAGTCAGTAGTTGAAAGATATAAGCAAAACTTGAGTGGAATCGAAGGCATTAAATTTTGTCCAGTGCAGGAGAATGTAGAATCTAATTATGCATATTTTCCAGTCGTTTTTGATGGGTACAAGTATACTCGCAACGAAGTTTTTGAAATGCTCAATGAACAAGGAATAATGACAAGAAAATATTTTTATCCACTTACAAACAGTTTTGAGTGTTACCGTACATATCCTACTGCTGGAGTAGAAAAAACTCCTGTAGCACAGCACTTAGCGTTAAGAGTATTGACTCTTCCGTTGTATGCGGATTTATCAATGGATGTTGTTGACACAATTTGCGAAAGTATTCTAAATTAA